In the genome of Candidatus Acidiferrales bacterium, one region contains:
- a CDS encoding cation:dicarboxylase symporter family transporter, with translation MKLRRPSLTQWIFIGMAVGVVVGHFSPDTAASLRVLSQIFLRLIKSIIAPLIFATLVVGIAGAGDFRKIGRLGLKALIYFEVVTTLALFIGLAAVNLIEPGVGVNLQVAPHEEAIAAQKQSATEIITHIFPTSILDAMARGDVLQIVVFSILFAAACSAIGQKARPVTDFLGGVAEVMFRYTAYVMKYAPIGVGAAIAVTVGSKGLGVLKNLGLLIITLYVALAFFIVFVLGTICLVARVPIGRFLRAVKEPVLIAFSTTSSEAALPLAMERMEELGIPRRIVSFVIPTGYSFNLDGTTLYLSLASIFVAQAAGVHLTLGQQLIMMLTLMLTSKGVAGVPRAALVILAGTLASFHLPIEGVAVILGVDELMDMGRTAVNVLGNCLASVVMARWEGEFRPGGEPANLVRAS, from the coding sequence ATGAAGTTGCGGCGGCCAAGCCTCACGCAATGGATCTTTATCGGGATGGCTGTGGGGGTCGTGGTGGGCCATTTTTCCCCGGATACGGCCGCCAGTCTGCGCGTGTTGAGCCAAATTTTTTTGCGGCTGATCAAATCCATCATTGCGCCGCTCATTTTTGCCACCCTGGTGGTGGGAATTGCCGGGGCGGGCGATTTCAGAAAGATTGGCCGGCTGGGGTTGAAGGCGCTCATCTATTTCGAAGTGGTCACGACGCTGGCGCTGTTCATCGGTCTTGCCGCCGTCAACCTGATTGAGCCGGGAGTGGGCGTAAATCTTCAGGTTGCCCCCCACGAAGAGGCGATTGCCGCTCAAAAACAGTCCGCCACCGAAATCATCACCCACATCTTTCCGACCAGCATTCTGGACGCGATGGCCCGCGGCGACGTTTTGCAGATCGTCGTGTTTTCGATTTTGTTCGCCGCGGCATGCTCGGCCATCGGCCAGAAGGCCAGGCCGGTCACGGACTTTTTGGGCGGGGTGGCCGAGGTCATGTTCCGGTACACCGCCTACGTCATGAAGTACGCCCCCATCGGGGTCGGGGCAGCCATCGCCGTGACGGTGGGAAGCAAAGGCCTTGGCGTTCTGAAGAACCTCGGTTTGCTGATCATTACGTTGTATGTTGCGCTGGCTTTCTTCATCGTGTTCGTTCTGGGGACAATCTGCCTGGTAGCGCGCGTGCCGATCGGTCGGTTCTTGCGGGCTGTCAAGGAGCCGGTGCTGATCGCGTTTTCGACCACCTCGAGTGAAGCCGCCCTGCCGCTGGCCATGGAGCGAATGGAAGAGCTGGGCATTCCCCGGCGGATTGTCAGTTTTGTCATCCCCACCGGGTACAGCTTCAACCTCGACGGCACCACGCTCTACCTCTCGCTGGCGTCCATTTTCGTGGCGCAGGCGGCGGGGGTCCATCTCACTCTCGGCCAGCAGCTCATCATGATGCTGACGCTGATGCTGACGAGCAAAGGGGTGGCCGGCGTGCCACGCGCGGCGTTGGTGATTCTGGCCGGAACGCTCGCTTCGTTCCACCTGCCCATTGAAGGCGTGGCCGTGATCCTGGGAGTGGATGAACTGATGGATATGGGCCGCACCGCGGTGAACGTCTTGGGAAATTGCCTGGCGAGCGTCGTGATGGCGCGCTGGGAAGGGGAATTCCGGCCCGGTGGCGAGCCGGCGAACCTGGTGAGAGCCTCATGA
- a CDS encoding phospholipase D family protein gives MRRTTSAVSGLVVLAFVAGWYVGHSGTPDQRALPLPAGASVESCFSPGGECTAVIVAALDDARRSVRMQAYSFTSARIAQALVEAHRRDISTEIILDKSQVSERYSAADFTSRAGIPTFIDAEHAIAHNKVIILDGSTVITGSFNFTKAAEERNAENVLILRDQPELAAQYLANYETHREHSQPYAR, from the coding sequence ATGAGACGCACCACGAGCGCCGTATCGGGCTTGGTTGTGCTCGCGTTTGTGGCGGGCTGGTACGTAGGCCATTCCGGCACGCCCGACCAACGGGCGCTTCCGCTGCCAGCGGGCGCGAGCGTCGAGAGCTGCTTCTCACCGGGCGGCGAGTGTACCGCGGTGATTGTAGCCGCGCTCGATGATGCGCGGCGATCGGTCCGCATGCAGGCTTATTCCTTTACCTCGGCGCGGATTGCTCAGGCGCTCGTCGAAGCTCACCGCCGTGATATCTCGACGGAAATCATCCTCGACAAGTCGCAGGTAAGCGAGCGGTATTCGGCGGCCGACTTCACTTCCCGGGCCGGCATTCCCACGTTCATTGACGCCGAGCACGCCATTGCCCACAACAAAGTCATCATCCTGGACGGAAGCACCGTGATCACGGGGTCGTTCAACTTCACCAAGGCGGCCGAGGAACGGAACGCAGAGAATGTGTTGATCCTTCGCGACCAGCCGGAGCTGGCCGCGCAATACCTGGCAAACTACGAAACCCACCGTGAGCACTCACAGCCGTATGCGCGCTAG
- a CDS encoding retroviral-like aspartic protease family protein: MPTRASPRGADAELLVGTGATLTWVPREIIEQLGVPRLRRRSFPVADGRTVERETAGAVLRLDGDEANVTLVVAEPGDGHLLGATALESLGFAVDPITRRLVPQELLAM, translated from the coding sequence TTGCCCACCCGAGCGAGCCCGCGCGGCGCCGACGCCGAGTTGTTGGTGGGTACGGGCGCGACATTGACCTGGGTGCCGCGTGAAATCATCGAGCAGCTTGGGGTGCCGCGGCTGCGTCGCCGTTCATTCCCGGTTGCTGACGGACGCACGGTGGAACGCGAAACAGCAGGTGCGGTGCTGCGACTCGATGGCGACGAGGCCAACGTGACTCTCGTCGTTGCGGAACCCGGCGACGGCCACCTGCTGGGCGCTACCGCTCTTGAAAGCCTCGGCTTCGCCGTCGATCCGATCACTCGCCGGCTCGTCCCGCAAGAACTCCTCGCCATGTAG
- a CDS encoding FAD-dependent thymidylate synthase, which yields MATPVPACPSVETFPPRVTLRNYFARPYDSAIAAARTCYSPSIVTPDQVSDKQRLTIGAATFYGGHHTVYQHAHFEFGLENVSRQFVWSFLHSHPFYNSEQQSQRYVRLDRVQAFVPPLAPAAKAVYEQAVARAWKSYRELTALLREDARKVLAEIWHLSSMSHPRRGQKVERLAEKKAIEVARYVLPVAAFTTLVHTLSGIVLHRLWRMVAAGDTPHEAQQVVGEMVERVKEVDSQFFERFLNSPLAEEEIPEWRWAGKQSSALAEFDGQLAGRVSKLVDFSPHAGRVVAQAFRAVLGISEAECSDGEALDRLLNPARNPYRLETLNIGVHSPMMRALQHAHYTFFKKISHTADSQDQRHRMVPASRPMLVLADTREPDFVMPGLIRSNPRARERFEQAMHDAWAAKNDLLDRGVPPEFALYLLPNAKAIRLVESGSLLHLLHKWTMRTCFNAQEEIYSASMDELEQIGRIHPEIARWLGPPCYIRAGITTPICTEGSHFCGIKVWENFPNIQRRI from the coding sequence CCAGCCTGTCCCAGCGTCGAAACCTTTCCCCCGCGCGTCACGCTACGCAATTACTTTGCCCGGCCGTATGATTCGGCGATTGCCGCCGCGCGCACCTGCTACTCGCCCAGTATCGTCACGCCCGACCAAGTGAGTGATAAGCAGCGCTTGACCATCGGCGCGGCCACCTTTTATGGCGGCCACCACACCGTCTATCAGCACGCCCACTTCGAATTCGGCCTCGAAAACGTCTCGCGGCAGTTTGTCTGGAGCTTTCTCCACAGCCATCCTTTTTATAATTCCGAGCAACAGAGCCAGCGCTACGTCCGGCTCGATCGCGTGCAGGCGTTTGTGCCCCCACTCGCTCCTGCCGCCAAGGCGGTTTACGAACAGGCGGTGGCCCGGGCGTGGAAGTCGTACCGCGAGCTGACGGCCTTGCTCCGAGAAGACGCGCGGAAGGTTCTCGCTGAAATCTGGCATCTTTCCTCGATGTCCCATCCCCGGCGGGGGCAGAAGGTCGAGCGGCTGGCAGAGAAGAAAGCCATCGAGGTGGCGCGGTACGTCTTGCCGGTGGCGGCCTTTACCACCCTGGTGCACACCCTCTCCGGCATCGTGCTCCACCGGCTCTGGCGCATGGTCGCTGCCGGGGACACACCCCACGAAGCGCAGCAGGTCGTGGGCGAAATGGTCGAGCGGGTCAAAGAAGTGGACTCGCAATTTTTTGAGCGCTTCCTCAACTCACCGCTTGCCGAAGAGGAGATTCCGGAATGGCGTTGGGCGGGGAAGCAGAGCTCTGCCCTTGCCGAGTTCGACGGCCAGCTCGCAGGGCGCGTTTCCAAGCTGGTGGATTTTTCGCCCCATGCCGGTCGGGTCGTGGCTCAGGCGTTTCGGGCGGTGTTGGGCATTAGCGAGGCCGAATGCAGCGACGGCGAGGCGCTCGACCGGCTGCTGAATCCGGCGCGGAATCCCTACCGGCTGGAGACCTTGAACATCGGCGTGCATTCACCGATGATGCGCGCGCTTCAGCATGCTCACTACACCTTTTTCAAGAAAATCAGTCACACCGCCGATAGCCAGGATCAGCGGCACCGCATGGTGCCCGCCTCGCGGCCCATGCTCGTCCTGGCGGATACGCGCGAGCCCGACTTCGTTATGCCGGGGCTCATTCGCAGCAACCCGCGGGCGCGCGAACGGTTCGAGCAAGCCATGCACGATGCCTGGGCGGCCAAGAACGATCTGCTCGACCGGGGCGTGCCGCCCGAATTTGCCCTCTACCTCCTGCCCAACGCCAAGGCCATCCGGCTGGTCGAGTCCGGTTCGCTGCTCCATTTGCTCCACAAGTGGACGATGCGGACCTGCTTCAACGCCCAGGAAGAAATCTATTCGGCTTCGATGGATGAGCTCGAGCAGATCGGCCGCATCCATCCGGAAATTGCCCGCTGGCTCGGCCCGCCTTGTTACATCCGCGCTGGAATCACCACCCCCATCTGCACCGAAGGTTCCCATTTTTGCGGCATCAAAGTCTGGGAGAATTTTCCCAATATCCAGCGCCGCATCTAG